DNA sequence from the Hoylesella buccalis ATCC 35310 genome:
AGTTTCAAGGCAGTGTGCAGACACGGTGCATGCTCATTGAAAGGCTGAATATGCTCATTAAAGAGAAAGAAAGTCATATCGGTGTAGACATCAGAAAAGAGTCCATGGCAAGCTATCACTCCACGAGAATCCACTTGCTGGAGTTCATCCAAAAGAAGTATAAGGTTTCTGACTTAGCCTTCTCACAACTGACAGAGAACTTCATCCACGAGTTTCAGCAGTACTTCTTGGGAGAGTGTGGATTTCAGGAAAGCTCATTCTACAATGTCGCCACCCATTTGAAAACAGTTTGCAGGCTGGCTTACCGTGAGGGATTGGCAGACATCCTGCTTTTCGACAAAGTCAAAATCAGCAAGGGCGATAAGAAACTCCCAAAGGCACTTGACAGACGTTCACTTGACAAACTAATGAATACCCACTTCGGAGAGTTGGAGGAAGAAATGGAAACAGCAAGGGATTTGTTTGTTTTTGCCTGTCATACAGGTGTAGCCTATTGTGATTTAATGGGATTAAGTAAGACACATCTTGTCCGTGATGATGAGGAAAATCTTTGGATGAAGTTCAATAGGAAGAAGACAGGTGTACTTTGCCGTATTAAGTTGTTGCCTGAAGCGATTAGGATAATAGAGAAGTATCGAGGCGAAGAAAGGGAAAGACTGCTGCCACAGATGAAGTATGCCACCTATCAGTCGTATCTTAAAGCATTGCGCCTTAGAGAGGATATAGCCTTTCCCTTTACCACGCATACGGCAAGACACACCTTTGCCACACTTATCACGCTTGAGCAAGGAGTACCTATTGAAACGGTGAGCAAGATGCTCGGACATAGCAACGTAAGCATGACCGAGCGTTATGCAAAGGTAACACCGCAGAAACTCTTTGAGGAATTTGACCGTTTCCTTTCTTTCACTGAAGATATGCAGTTAACAATCTGATTCCTATTTTTTTCTATCTTATCATTACTTATAAATCAAGACTACCAAGACAATGAGAAGTACATTCAAGATACTATTTTATATCAACAGACAGAAGACAAAGGCAGACGGCAATACCGCCATTCTCTGCCGTATCACCATTGACGGAAAGAATACCGCCATTACCACAGGAGAAGAGTGTAAAGTCTCCGAGTGGAACACCAAGCAGGGTTTGACAACCAACAGGAAGACCAATCAAAGAATCAATGAGTTCAGGGATTTGGTGGAAAAGACCTATCGGGACATTCTTTTAAAGAACGGAGTTGTAAGCGTGGAACTTATCAAGAACCGCTTGCAAGGTATTGCCACCAATCCGACCACGCTCCTTGCCATGAGCAGGGCGGAACTCCAAACAGTCCAGGAAAGTGTTGGCAGATCAAGGGCAGAGGGAACTTACCTAAATCTGTTCTATTCTGACAGAAATCTCCGTGAATTTGTAGAAAACAAAGGAGTGCAGGATATATCCATCGGAACAATTACAGAGGACTTGTTCGAGGAATACCGCTTCTTTCTCAAAAAACGTGGGCTGAAAGCATCCACCGTCAACAGCAACCTCTGCTGGCTGAGCCGACTGATGTTCCGTGCGGTCAGCAAGAGAATTATCCGCTGCAATCCCTTTGAGAACGCCAAGTATGAAAAAGCAGAAAAGAAGATACGCTTTCTGCAAAAGAGCGATGTGATGAAACTTATGGCAATGAAGATGAACGACAAGGAAGCGGAGCTGGCAAGACTGATGTTTGTCTTTTCCTGCTTCACAGGCTTGGCTATCTCAGATATGGAGAATTTGGAATACAAGCATATCCAAACGGCATCGGACGGACAGATGTACATAAGAAAGGAACGTCAGAAGACCAAGGTTGAGTTCATCGTGCCGTTACATCCCATAGCGGAAACCATCATCACTCATTGCCGGAAAGAGCCGGAAAGAAACGAGGTACAGCAGACGGTGAAAGAAAAAGGCGACCACCTTGTTTTTCACCGTGATTGCAGCCGCAGTGTCATGGATGCCAAACTGAGTATTGTGGGAAAGGCTTGTGGTATTCGCCAAAGACTTTCCTTCCACATGGCAAGACATACATTCGGCACGATGAGCCTAAGCGCAGGTATTCCCATTGAGAGCATAGCCAAGATGATGGGGCATACCTCCATATCAAGCACTCAAGTCTATGCGCAGGTAACGGACAGGAAGATATCAGAGGATATGGACAGGCTCATTGCCAAGCAATCGGCAAAAGAAAAGGAAACTTTGGAGAGAGAGGCTTGTGAACCTTCGGATATTGTAACCTGTAAAATGGAGGAAACGGCATGAAGACAATCAATAATCCCAAAAGAAAAGTAAGCGTAACCAATCAGCGCAGTTATTTCGACTGGACTGATGGAATGCAGGTTGTTCGCAGAGGAAATGGCGAAATTGGCATGACAGAGAGCGAACTTGTGAGGTTCTTCGGGGTAACATGGAGAAAACTCAACCATAGGCTGCAAACGATAATAAAATCCTCCAACCTGCATCCCGATGAAAGGGGTGCAGGTGAGGAAGTTATTTATGCAAACGAACAACTAAAAGGTTATGCTACGCTCTATCCACTTCCTATTATCATTGCCCTTTCCTTTCATCTTGACAGCGTAGAGGCAGATATGTTTAGGAAATATCTCTGCCAAACACTGCAATCCCCTGCGCCAATATTCATTCCTATTATTGTTGATACAAGTGGCATACAGGGGTGCTGAATGGCAGTTATATAGACTAATAATTAGTGTTTACTGAATAAATTATATTCGTTTGACATACAATAAATTATATTGTTTTATCTTTGGTTGTTTAACATAAAATTCGTACCTTTACAGTGTTAAATCAGAAGTGATGTGCTATTTTGTCAAGAACGTGATGAAGTTCCTCATGGAACTTTGTCTTGCCCTTTTCGAAATTAAGCTCAATTTATGGACAAATGCCATTGCAAAGTTTAGAGTCCGCTGCTTTGCAGTCATGGCAATTTATTAATTCAGCGAACACTAATTATATCCTTTTTTCTTTCACTGTTATATTTTACTACATAACTACATTAAAGGTAAAGCGATGAA
Encoded proteins:
- a CDS encoding site-specific integrase, whose translation is MKTEKMKVLLYLKKSGLDKSGKAPIMGRITIGRSIAQFSCKLSCNPGLWNPRESRMDGKSREAVEVNGRLENLLLSIQSAYQSLLARGCPFDVTDVKEQFQGSVQTRCMLIERLNMLIKEKESHIGVDIRKESMASYHSTRIHLLEFIQKKYKVSDLAFSQLTENFIHEFQQYFLGECGFQESSFYNVATHLKTVCRLAYREGLADILLFDKVKISKGDKKLPKALDRRSLDKLMNTHFGELEEEMETARDLFVFACHTGVAYCDLMGLSKTHLVRDDEENLWMKFNRKKTGVLCRIKLLPEAIRIIEKYRGEERERLLPQMKYATYQSYLKALRLREDIAFPFTTHTARHTFATLITLEQGVPIETVSKMLGHSNVSMTERYAKVTPQKLFEEFDRFLSFTEDMQLTI
- a CDS encoding site-specific integrase; the encoded protein is MRSTFKILFYINRQKTKADGNTAILCRITIDGKNTAITTGEECKVSEWNTKQGLTTNRKTNQRINEFRDLVEKTYRDILLKNGVVSVELIKNRLQGIATNPTTLLAMSRAELQTVQESVGRSRAEGTYLNLFYSDRNLREFVENKGVQDISIGTITEDLFEEYRFFLKKRGLKASTVNSNLCWLSRLMFRAVSKRIIRCNPFENAKYEKAEKKIRFLQKSDVMKLMAMKMNDKEAELARLMFVFSCFTGLAISDMENLEYKHIQTASDGQMYIRKERQKTKVEFIVPLHPIAETIITHCRKEPERNEVQQTVKEKGDHLVFHRDCSRSVMDAKLSIVGKACGIRQRLSFHMARHTFGTMSLSAGIPIESIAKMMGHTSISSTQVYAQVTDRKISEDMDRLIAKQSAKEKETLEREACEPSDIVTCKMEETA